The Actinoplanes sp. N902-109 genomic interval ACACCGCATCGATCCGGCCGCGCAGCACCACCCCGGCGACCGTCGTCGCGAACGGCACCTCCACCTCGACCGGGGTGCGGTCGGCCCACTCACCGGCCAGGAATGCCTCCTGCAGCGCCTTCAGCTCCTCATCGGCGGCTGCCTCGTCGTCCGCCGCGCCGGGCAGCTCGTCGAGGTCCAGCAGCCGCACCGCGCCGTACCGCTGCTCGAGCCAGGTGTGGAACGCGGTGCCCCGGCGAGCGTGCGGCGCCGGTCGAGCGGGCAGCGGGCGGCGCAGCGACCGGGCCAGCAGCTGCGGGTCGCGGCGCAGCACGACCAGCTGGGAGACGGAGAGGTGCGCCGGCACGGCTACGTCGAGGGGACCTTCGCGCCGGGCGCGTTCCTCGCGTTCGGCCAGCAGGAGGGTGGCCTCGCGGCGCCATCGCGCGATCTCCGGATCGTCGCCGTCTCCTCCCGGCTCGCCGGCCTGCCCGGGTTCGCCGGACCGCTCGGACTCGCCGGGCCGCCCGGGTTCGCCGGGCCGCTCGGGCTCGCCGGGCCGGGTCGTTTCGCCCGAGGCGGCGTCGGGCGCGGCCAGGGCGGTGGCTTCGCTCGGCGTGGGCAGGCGGATCAGGTCCGCGGCCAGCCCGGCGCGCGCGGCGATCTCCTGCTCCGACTCGGCCAGGCTGATGAACGCCTGGGCCGCGTCCGGATCCGGCGCGGCGATCATCCGGCGGATCAGATCGGCCGCCGCGGCCATGGCCGGACGCCGGGCGCCCAGCGGGTCGGCCGGCCACTCCGCCGAGGCCACCAGCTCGGCGCTCGGGTTCGGGGCATCGGCGGACGGCTCGGGGGCCCAGAGCTCGACCACCCCGGCGCCCTCCTGACAGGCCGCGCGGATCTCGTCGAGGAACACCGACGGCCCGCGCGGCCGCTTCACCCCGTCCCCCCACCAGTAGCCCGAGGCCAGCAACAACCGCCGGGGCCGGGTCACCGCGACGTAGGCGAGCCGGCGCTCCTCGCGGACGTCATGCTCGCGCCAGGCCCGTCCGAACGCCGTCACCGCCGCGGCCGCGTCCTTCTGGTCCACCGCCGCCGACAGATCCAGCTGGGGCAGCCCCGCCGAGTCGCCGCGCAGCGGGAACGGCAGCACGCCGATGCCGCCGAGGTAGTTGTCCGAGCCCCGGGTCATGCCCGGCCAGACGTTCTTGGTCAGCCCGGCGACCGACACGACGTCCCACTCCAGCCCCTTGGCCGCATGCGCGGTGAGCACCTGCACCGCACCCTCGACCACGTCGACCTGCCCCGGGGTGAGACCGCGTTCCTCCTCCTCGGCGGCGGCCAGGAAGGCCAGGAATCCCGCCAGCGTGCCACCGTCGGTCTCCCCCGCGTACCGGGCCGCGACGTCGCCGAGGGCGTCGAGGTGCCCGCGCGCCAGGCCCGCGTCGCCCGCGCCCCAGCCCCGCACCGCGACCTCGACGTCCAGGCCGATGGTCCGTTCGATGTCGGCGACCAGGTCGGGCAGCGGCTGGTCCAGGCGTTGCCGCAGCTCCGCCAATTCCCTGCTGTACGAACGGAGCCGCAGATAGCCCTCCTGCGAGTACTGCTGAGGGGCACCGAGATCCGCCATGGCCTCCACGAGCGTGGCGTCGTCGAGCCGGTCGCCGACGATCTCGTCCGGATCCGCCGGGGTGCTCGTGGCGACCGCCGCCCGGGCCGCCGCGATGGCCCGGGACCGGCGGTGCAGCGCCACCAGGTCCCGCGGGCCGATCCGCCAGCGGGCGCCGGTGAGCAGCCGCAGCAACGACGCCCCGTCGGTCGGGTCGGCCAGCACCCGCAGCGTGCACACCACGTCCCGGACCTCCGGGGTGTCCAGCAGCCCGCCCAGCCCGACCACCTCCACGGGCAGGCCCCGGGCCCGCAACGCCTCCTCGATCGCCGGGATCTGACTGCGCACCCGGACGAGCACCGCGCTGGTCGGACGTTTCTCCAGCGGGATCTCACCCGGCAGGGCGTCGGGCAGGTGGGCGGCCGAGCGCCACGCTTCCAGCATGGCGTCGGCGATCCAACCGGCTTCGTCGGCGTACGTCTCGAGGAGGGCGCACGCGACGGTGCGCCGGCCCACCCGCTCAGCCACCCGCTGGGCCGGGATCAGCTCGGCGACCCGGGCACCGGCCGCGCGCAGCGGCTCGGACAACGCGTTGGCGACCTGGAGGATCTCGGGGCGGTTGCGCCAGCTGCGGGTCAGGTTGAGGACCCACGCCTCGCGCCCGCCGGGCCCGGTGAACTCGCCGGGGAACCGGTCGAGGGTGCCCGCCGAGGCACCGCGCCAGCCGTAGATCGACTGGCACGGGTCGCCGACCGCGGTCACCGGGTGCCCGCCGCCGAACAGCGCGTTGAGCAGCACCACCTGGGCGTGGCTGGTGTCCTGGTATTCGTCCAGCAGCACGATCTTGTAGCGGCCCCGCTCGATCGCGCCGACCTCGGGATGGTCGCGGGCCACCCGCGCCGCCCGGGCCATCTGATCGCCGAAGTCCATCGCCTCGAGCTCGAGTTTGCGCTGCTCGTACCGGCGGACCAGGGGCAGCAGGGTGAGCCGGTGCCGCTGGCGCAGCAGCACGTCGTTGACGTCCTTGTAGACCCGGCCGGGCAGCGCCTGCACGTCGGCGAAGAACCGTCCGGTCCAGGCGGCCAGGTCGTCCGCGTCGACGAGGTGCTCGGCCAGCTCACCCGAGAGCGCCAGCACGTCGTCGGTCACCGTGCTGGGCGCGCGGTTCAGGCCGGTCATCTCCCCGGTGTACGAGCGCACGAGCGAATCGACGATCTGCCAGCGGGCCGCCTCGGTGAGCAGCCGGGCCGACGGCTCGTACCCGGCGCGCAACCCGTGCTCGGTGACCACCCGGGCGGCGTACGAGTGGTAGGTCGCCACGGTCGGCTCCCCGGCCAGGGCGTCGTGCCGGCCCAACCGGCGTACCAGCTGACCGAGCCGCATCCGGACCCGGTGGGCCAGCTCCCCGGCCGCCTTGCGGGTGAAGGTCAGGCCCAGGATCTCGTCGGGGTGGGCGTACCCGTTGGCCACCAGCCAGACCACCCGGGACGCCATGGTTTCCGTCTTGCCCGACCCGGCCCCCGCGACGACCAGGAGCGGCTCCACCGGGGCCGCGATGATCGCAGCCTGCTCGGCCGTCGGCGCATGCAACCGCAGCAGCCGGGCCAACTCGATCGGGGTGTAGCGGGGCCCGGCGTCGGCACGGCGGTGCGGCCGGGGAGCGGGATCAGCGAAGAGGGAAGGTTGCGTCACGGCTCCACTACCTGGCGTCCCTGACCGCTGACCGGGCAGCTGGTGCGGACCGGGCACACCCGGCACTTCGCGTTCGCCACGGCGGAGAAGGTCGCCGCGGCCATGGTGTCAGCGGTGCGGCGGACCATCGCATAAGCCCACTGCGGATCCTCGGCCTCCGCCAGCGGAAGCTGCATCTGCTCCCGCGCCTCCTTGCTGGGACCCAGCTGCACCAGCGCCGCCCCACCGCTCTCGGCGCCGGCGCTCAACTCGTCGAACGCCCCGGCGTCGACGGCAGCCTGGTAACCGGCCAGCTGAGCGTGCTCCTCGATGTCGGAGCCGGACACGGTGGTGGACTTGCCGGTCTTCAGGTCGATGACCACCAGCCGGCCCTGCTCGTCCACCTCCAGCCGGTCAACCCGCCCGGTCAGCTGGATCGGCCGGCCCGGATCGTCGAGCCGCACGGTGAACTCGTGCTCGATCGCCAGCAGCCGCCGCGGGTTCTTGGCCAGCCACCGCAGCAGCTTGTCCACCATGTCCTGGGCCCGTTCCTGCTCCGGCCCGGCCAGCCACCGAGCGGCCAGCTCGATCGCATCGAACCGCGCCGACACGTACTCGACGAGCCGCTCCCTGTCGGCGTTCGCATCCTCGGCCAGCATCGCCGCGGCGTGCACCAGGTTGCCCACCCCCTGAGCGGGCCCGGCGGGCGCAGCACCACCGTGCCGCTCCAGCAACCACCGCAGACTGCACCGCAGCGCGCTGTCCATCGCCGACGGCGTCACCTTGACCGGCTCGCCCTCGTCCACCAGCGGCCGGTCATCCGACAGCGCCCGCAACCCCCACCACTCATCCGGATGCGCCCCCGGCACCCCGGCCCGGGCCAGCTTCGCCAACTCCACCGCCGCCGCATGCCGCCGGCCCGGCGTCGCCTCCACCGAGACCACCACGGTACGGAGCTCAGCCACCAGCGCCGACAACGTCAACGCCCGCGGCGCCCTGCTCACCGGCGCACCGAAGTCCTCCACCGGCGGCAGCAGATCAGCCGGATCGCCCGCCGGCATCGCCCCGCTACCCGCGCCATCACCGCTCGGCACGTGACCGCCCCACAGCGTGTTGCCGGTGTCCGGCTCTCCGCCGTCCGGGTGACCGCTGGACGCGCCGCCGTCACCCGGACCGCCGTCGGGGCCGTCGCTGTCCGGGCCGCCGTCGGGGCCCGCGCTGTCCGGCCCGCCGTCGGGGCCCGCGCCGTTCGAGCCGCTGTCATCGTGGCCGCCGCTGTCCGGCCCACCGTCGGGGCCCGCGCCGTTCGAGCCGCCGTCATCGTGGCCGCCGCTGTCCGGCCCACCGTCGGGGCCCGCGCCGTTCGAGCCGCCGTCATCGTGGCCGCCGCCGTCGGGGCCTCCGCTGTCCAGACCGCCGTCGTCGCGGCCGCCGTCGTCCGGGCCGCCGGCCGTTGGAACGTCGCTCGCCGGAACGTCGCTCCTCGGACCGGAGGGCGGCGGACCGCCGTCGCCCGGTCCCGGGTCGTCGGGTCCCGGGTCATCGTCGCTCGGGTCGTCGGGTCCCGGGTCGTCGGGGCCCGGGGGTGGGGTGTCGTCGCCGGGGCGCTGATCGGGGAGGCCGAGTTCGGTGAGGAAGCGGCTCGGCTGCTCCTCCCCCTCCGAGCCGCCGACGCCCGCCGACGCCACGGCCGTCACGATCAGCCGCCGCCGGGCCCGCGTGGTAGCCACGTAGAACAGCCGGCGCTCCTCGTCCAGCAGCGCCGACGTCTCGCCCACGACCGCGGCAGCGCCGGTGGCCGGGCGGCCGGCGAGCAGGTCGACCAGGCGTTCCGAGCCGAGCAGGCTGCCGCGCAGGCGCAGGTCCGGCCAGATGCCCTCCTGCACCCCGGCCAGCACCACGACGTCCCACTCCAGCCCCTTGGCGGCGTGCGCGGTGAGCAGCCGGACGGCCTCGCCCCGGTCGGCGCTGGGTGCGATCGAGTCGGCCGGCAGGTCCTGGCCGAGGACATGGTCCAGGAAGACTTCGGTGCGGGCACCGGGCAGCCGATCCACGAACCGCGCCGCCGCGTCGAACAGCACCACCATCGCGTCCAGGTCCCGGTCGGCCGCTTCGGCGCGCCACTGCCGGGCCCGGCCACCCTCGCCGCCCGGTTCCACCGGGGTGCCCCGGGTGCTCAGGGCGTACCAGCGGTCGGCCAGGCCACTGGCCCGCCACACCTCCCACAGCACCTGCTCGGCGGTGGCACCCGGCGCAGCAGCGATCTCGCGGGCCGTGGCGATCAGTCGCGCGATGTTCTGCGCCGGCAACGCCCAGCGGCGTTCGACCATGTCCAGCCCGGCGGGGTCGCGTACGGCATCAACGAGAAGTTCGCCCGAAGGCCGCCGGTCGCCCGCAGCCATCGCGAGCGCCCGCAACCCCTGCCGCAGCCGCCGTTCGGCCAGCGGGTCAGCGCCGCCCAGCGGCGAGTGCAGCAGCGCAACGGCTGCTTCCTCGTCGAGGACCTCGGGCTCCAGCGCACACCGCAACAGCAGGAGGAACGGGGCAACCGCCGGCTGCAGGTGCAACGGCAAGTCCTCGGCGTGGGTCACCGTGGGCACGCCGGCAGCCACCAGCCCCCGCTGCAAGGAGGGAAGCTGCAAGCTGGTCGACCGCAACACCACGGCCATCCGCGACCACGGGACGCCGTGCAACAGGTGCGCCTCCCGCAGCGCATGCGCCACGAAGGCCGTCTCAGCCGCCGGCGACCGGAACGTCTGCACGATTGCGCTCCCGGCAACCGCGCCTTCTCCCGAGGAGGCGGGAGCAGACGGCGCGCCCCCCGATCCCTCGGCCGCCGAGGAGGCGGCGGCAAAGGGCGCGGCGCCCGGAGAAGGGGCAGCCGCGGGTGGCGGGGAGGGCTCGGCGGGTGCGCCTTCCGCGGCTGGGACGTCCGGGGCCGAGGCGGTGGGCAGGGGTGCCGGGGGGTGGAGGGCGCGGTGGCGGATGCGGCCGCGCATGCGGCGGGCAACCCGGGCGGTGGAGGTGAGGAGGGCCGGGGTTGCCCGGTAGCTGGTGTGCAGGGTGATGCTTTCGGCGAGGGCGCCGGTTGCCGTACGGAAGCGGGCCGGGAAGGTGTCGACCGTCTCGGGGTCGGCGCCGCGGAAGCCGTAGACGGACGAGTCGGGGTCGGCGAAGGCGACGAGGGGTTTGCCGCCGGCGGCCACGAGGGCGAGCAGGTCGATCTGGGCGGGGTCGGTGTCGGCCAGCTCGTCGACGTAGATGTGGTCGAGGCGGCGGCGCTCGGCCTCGCGCAGGGCCGGGTCGTCGGTGAGGAGGCCGGCGGCGGCCCGGACGAGTTCGGCGGGGTCGTAGGCCGTGGAGCCGCGGGTGGTGACGTCGCGCAGGGCGAGCACCGCGACGTACTCGCGGATGAAGCGGGCGGCGGCGGGCCAGTCGTCGCGGCCCAGCTGCTCGCCGAGGCGGGCGAGCTCGACCGGGCCGATGCCGCGTTCGGCGGCGCGTTGCATGAGGTCACGCAGCTGCTGGGCGAAGGCGCGGGTGGGCAGCGCCGGGCGCAGCGCGTCGGGCCAGCCCACGGTGTTGGTGGCCGCCTCGTCGCCGACCACGGCGAGCAGCTCGCGGATGATCAGGTCCTGCTCGGGGCCGGTGAGCAGGCGCGGTGACGGCTCGCCCCGCTCGGCGGCGGCCCGGCGCAGCAGGCCGAAGGCGTAGGCGTGGAACGTGCGGACCAGCGGCTCGTGGAACGTGGGCCCGGAGATGCGGGCCTCGATGCGGTCGCGCAGCGCGGCCGATCCGCGCCGGCCGAAGGTCAGCACCAGGATCCGCTCGGGGTCGACGCCCTCGGCGATGCGCTGCGCCACGGCCTCGACCAGGACCCTGGTCTTGCCGGTGCCGGGACCACCGACCACCAGCAGCGGGCCCTCGGTGTGCTCGATCACATAGCGCTGCAGCGGGTCGGCCGGCAGCGCGGCGACGACCGGCGCAGGCCGGCGGACCAGCCGGTATGCGGGCCGGGGCACGGCAGCGGGCGTCGAGGTCACGGCAACAATGACACCACGGCCCTACGACATGTTCCGGGGGTGGGCGCCGGATGCCGCCGCGGGGATGGACGCACGCAGCCGTACGGGCATCGGCACCCGGTGCACGGCCGGCGCCGAGGGCTTGCCGAGCAGCAGTTCCACCGCCTTCCAGCCGAGTTCGTAGTGCGGCAGCGAGATGCTGGTGAGCTGGGGCCGCAGCCAGGCGGCCAGGTCGGAGTCGTCGAACGAGACCACCGCCACGTCGCCCGGGATGTCCCGGCCGGCCTCGCGCAACGCCTGGTACGCCCCGAATGCCACCCGGTCGTTGAGGCACACCAGGGCCCGGGGTGCCAGGCCGTCGGCCAGCGCGCGGCGCACCGCTTCGTACGCCGGTTCGGGCCACCAGTCGCACCCGATCGTGCCGGCCGGCTCGATGCCCGCCGCGGCGAAGCGTTCGCGCAGCCCGGCCACCCGTTCGCGGCCGGCGAACACGTGCTCGGCCGGATCGCCGACCAGGTGGATGCCGTCGCGGTAACCGGCGTCGAGCAGGGTCTGCGCGGCGGACCGGCCGGCGCTCAGCTCGTCCGGGACCACCGAGTGCCAGCCCGGCCGGGCCGCCCGGGTCAGACAGTTGAGCAGAACCACCGGATGACCCTTGAGCAGCGACGGCACCCGGACGTAGCGGGTGAACATGGCGGCGTAGACGAAGGCGTCGACCTGCCGGTCGAGGAAGTCGGAGATCAGCCGCTTCTCGACCACCGGGTCGCCCTCGGTCTCGCCGATGAACAGCAGGTGACCGTGGGCGACGGCGGCGGCGAGGCTGCCGTGCAGGGCGCGGCCCGCGTACGGGTCCGAGGCGAGCGTGTCGGAGATCAGGGCGACCGTCTTGGTGACCTTGGTGCGCAGGCTGCGCGCCATGAGGTTGGGCCGGTAGTTGAGTTCCTGGGCGGCTCGCAGCACGCGGTGGCGGGTGTCCTCGGAGATCCGCATGTCGACGTGACGTCCGCTGAGGACGAACGACGCTGTGCTACGGGACACGCCCGCCCGCTTCGCGACCTGCAGCAAGGTCACCCTCTGCGGGGGCATGGGGGCAGCTTACCGACCGGCTTCTTGACGGGGCGGCAGGCGAAGGGGCAGTGTTCCGCTAAACCCTTCTAGCGGGGATTCGCCCCCTGCCGGGCCGGCCGCCCGAGATGCACCGGTTCGGCAGGGCCACGCGGCATCGGCCGCGGCGAGGCCCTGCCGGGCCCGGGTCCGTGTCTGTTCTAGTCGTTGGCGTGCAGCGCCGAGTTGAGCTCGATGCCGGTGCCCTTGCGCGGCTTGGCCTCCAGCGCGCCGGTCACCGAGTTGCGCCAGAACAGCAGGCCGTCGACGCCGGACAGCTCCTTGGCCTTGACCACCCGGCCGTCCGGCAGGGTGATCTTGGCGCCGCCGGTGATGTAGCAGCCGGCCTCGACCACGCAGTCGTCGCCGAGCGAGATGCCGATGCCCGCGTTCGCGCCGAGCAAGCTGCGCTCGCCGATCGACACCTTGTCCTTGCCGCCGCCGGACAGCGTGCCCATGATCGAGGCGCCCGCGCCCACGTCCGAGCCGTCGCCCACAACGACACCCTGCACGATGCGGCCCTCGACCATGGAGGTGCCCAGCGTGCCGGCGTTGAAGTTGCAGAAGCCCTCGTGCATCACCGTGGTGCCACTGGCCAGGTGGGCGCCCAGGCGCACCCGGTCGGCGTCGGCGATGCGCACGCCCGAGGGGGTCACGTAGTCGGTCATCCGCGGGAACTTGTCGACGCCGTGGACGGCCAGATGGCGGCCTGCGGCCCGCTCGATCAGGCGCAGCTCGTCGACCCGGTCCGGCGGGCACGGGCCGGCCGAGGTCCAGGCGACGTTGGCCAGCATGCCGAAGATGCCGTCGAGGTTCTGCTCGTTGGGCCGGACCAGCCGGTGCGAGAGCAGGTGCAGCCGCAGGTAGGCGTCGGCCGAGTCCTTGATCGGGTCGGCCAGCGAGGCGACCTCGGTGCGCACCTCGACGGTCGACAGCCCGGCCAGCGCCTTGGGTCCGGTCAGGCCGGCGGGCAGCGCCGGGACGTCGGCCGGCACCTCCCCCAGGCCGAGGAAACCGGCCGGGTACCAGGTGTCGAGCACGGTCCCGTCGGCGGTCACGGTGGCGAGGCCGATGCCCCAGGCTGCAGAGGTCGAAAGCGCGGTCACGCGGGGAACCCTACTAGAGCCGCCGCAGCCCACGTCCCGGTTCATGTCCGGGCGGTAATGTGCGGCTCATGGCGAACCCGCTTACCCCTGACGTGCTCGTCGACCCGGTGGAGCTGACCCGCACCCTGGTCGACATCGAGTCCGTCTCGCTCGCCGAGAAGGTCATCGCCGACTGCGTCGAGGACGTTCTGCGGCAGGCGCCGCACCTGCACACCGAGCGGGTGGGCAACACCGTGATGGCCCGTACGGACCTGGGCCGCGAGCAGCGCGTGGTGCTGGCCGGCCACCTGGACACCGTGCCGCTGAACGACAACTTCCCGTCCACGGTCGTCGACGACCTGATCTACGGCTGCGGCACCGCCGACATGAAGTCCGGGGTGGCGCTGGCCCTGCACCTCGCGGCCACCCTGCCCGACCCGCGTTACGACCTGACCTTCCTCTTCTACGAGGCCGAGGAGATCGACTCGCAGTACAACGGGCTGCGCCTGCTCGGTGAGTCGCACCCGCAGTGGCTGCGCGCGGACTTCGCCGTGCTGCTCGAACCCACGTACGGGGTGGTCGAGGCCGGGTGCCAGGGCACGATGACGGCCACGGTGCGCACCCACGGCCGCCGTGCCCACACCGCCCGCGCCTGGCGAGGCGTCAACGCGATTCACGCCGCGGGCGAGGTGCTGCGCCGGCTCGGCGACTACCGTCCGCGTACGGTGACGATCGACGGGTGTACGTACCGTGAAGGTCTCAATGCCGTGAAGATCTCCGGCGGGGTGGCCGGCAACGTGGTTCCGGACGGGTGCGCGATCGAGGTCAACCTGCGCTTCGCGCCGGACCGGTCGGAGCAGGACGCGCTGTCCCACCTGCACGAGGTCTTCAGCGGCTTCGACCTGGAGGTGACCGACTCGGCACCCGGCGCGCTGCCGGGGCTGCGGGCGGCACCGGCGCGCGACTTCATCGTCGCGGTCGGCGAGGAACCGGCGGCCAAGCTCGGCTGGACCGACGTGTCCCGCTTCGCGGCGCTGGGCATCCCGGCCCTCAACTACGGCCCGGGCGACCCGCGGCTGGCCCACGCCCAGGACGAGCACGTGGAAATCGGCAAGATCCGCGACGGTGCGGCCACCCTGCACCGGTGGCTCGCCGCCTACTGAGCCTCCGGCCGCTTGATCTCGACGGTGGTTTCCAGGTCCTCGTTGGGCGGCTGGGCAAGCGCCATCCGGCGTTCCTCGACCACCATGCGGATCCGCCGCTGCAGGCGGCGCTGTGCCTTCATTCGCTCGTACCGGGTCATCACGGTGGCTCCTTCGCCCTGATGCCCGGCGGGAAAGCCGGACGCCGTGCATGCCGCGCGGGGTTGGTAACTCTACAGCGGCGCAGAGCTACCGTGCGTTGCTTCAATCTGGCAAAAACGTCGCGACGCCGCAATCCTCTTGCCGAAACCCCACCGGATAGTTCACCGCCTGTCGACCGTCCGCACTACGGTGGGTGCCATGACGGACAGCCCCGACGGTCACGCCCCCAAGTCCCAGGAGCGTCATCGCGGCGCTGTCACCCTGCGACGCGAGTCGATCCCGCCGAGCACCGCCGACGAGAAGCTGCTCGACTCGCACCACCGCGGCGAGTGGAAGACCAAGGACGCCTGGCGTGCGCTGCGCATCCTGTCCGAGTTCGTCGAGGGCTTCGACACCCTCGCCGACCTGCCGCCCGCGGTCAGCGTCTTCGGCTCGGCCCGCAGCCGCCCGGACAGCCCGGAGTGCGAGCTGGCCGCCGACCTCGGCGCCGCGCTGGCCGAGGCGGGCTATGCGGTGATCACCGGCGGCGGCCCCGGCGTGATGGAAGCGGCCAACCGCGGGGCCACCGAGGCCGGCGGCATGTCCGTGGGGCTGGGCATCGAGCTCCCCTTCGAGCAGGGCCTCAACAGCTGGGTCGACATCGGCATCGACTTCCGCTACTTCTTCGTCCGCAAGACCATGTTCGTCAAGTACGCCCAGGCGTTCGTGGTCCTGCCCGGCGGTTTCGGCACCCTCGACGAGCTGTTCGAGGCGATCACCCTGGTTCAGACGCGCAAGGTGACCCGCTTCCCGGTGGTGCTGATGGGCGTCGACTACTGGGGTGGCCTGCTGGACTGGATCAAGCAGCGCCTGCTCACCGAGGGCAAGGTGGGCCCGGACGACATGGAACTGATCATGCTGACGGACAATGTGGAGGAAGCCGTGCAGTACATCGTGGAGGCCGACAAGGCCCTGGCCGAGGGCAAGCGCTGACATGGCGGCGATCGGCGTCTTCTGCGCCTCCTCGACCCGGCTGGCCCAGACCCACCTCGACCTCGCCACCGCGCTGGGCAAGGCCCTCGGCCCCCGCGGCCACTCCCTGGTCTCGGGCGGCGGCTGCGTCGGCATGATGGGCGCGG includes:
- a CDS encoding TIGR00730 family Rossman fold protein, giving the protein MTDSPDGHAPKSQERHRGAVTLRRESIPPSTADEKLLDSHHRGEWKTKDAWRALRILSEFVEGFDTLADLPPAVSVFGSARSRPDSPECELAADLGAALAEAGYAVITGGGPGVMEAANRGATEAGGMSVGLGIELPFEQGLNSWVDIGIDFRYFFVRKTMFVKYAQAFVVLPGGFGTLDELFEAITLVQTRKVTRFPVVLMGVDYWGGLLDWIKQRLLTEGKVGPDDMELIMLTDNVEEAVQYIVEADKALAEGKR